Proteins from one Xenopus tropicalis strain Nigerian chromosome 1, UCB_Xtro_10.0, whole genome shotgun sequence genomic window:
- the rxfp3 gene encoding relaxin-3 receptor 1, with the protein MDVSCNLSYCSIAASMQEAEQSDLLGMFPLFLEERLLNRSNESLQDFIKGFNLDKSDIIGDSSAIVRIIISIVYSVVCALGLVGNVLVLYLMKTKQGWKKSSINLFVTSLAITDFQFVLTLPFWAVENALDFSWLFGKAMCKIVSYVTAMNMYASVFFLTAMSVARYYSVASALKVKRRPAGCSAKWVSVLIWVSAIVASLPNAIFSTTATVSSEVLCLVKFPVNNGNAQFWLGLYHAQKVLLGFLIPLFVITICYLLLVRFITDRNISSSSTKRRSKVTKSVTIVVLSFFLCWLPNQALTTWGILIKLNIVQFSYEYFTTQAYIFPITVCLAHSNSCLNPILYCLMRREFRKALKNLFWKIASPSLTNMRPFTATTKPEQDDHAHGEGHGPYAGFRCPVH; encoded by the exons ATGGATGTCAGTTGCAATCTCAGTTATTGCTCCATAGCAGCCAGTATGCAAGAAGCAGAGCAGAGCGACCTGCTTGGGATGTTTCCACTCTTCCTGGAGGAGCGACTGTTGAACAGGAGCAACGAGTCGCTACAGGACTTTATTAAAGGGTTCAACCTGGACAAATCGGATATAATAGGGGACAGCTCGGCTATAGTGAGGATCATTATCTCGATTGTATACTCCGTGGTGTGTGCATTGGGACTAGTGGGCAATGTGCTTGTCTTATACCTCATGAAAACCAAGCAAGGATGGAAGAAGTCATCAATAAACCTCTTTGTGACCAGCTTGGCCATCACGGACTTTCAGTTTGTATTGACTTTGCCTTTCTGGGCGGTGGAGAATGCGTTGGACTTCAGTTGGCTTTTTGGCAAAGCCATGTGCAAAATCGTGTCGTATGTGACCGCCATGAACATGTATGCCAGTGTGTTCTTCCTGACAGCAATGAGTGTGGCCAGGTACTACTCTGTGGCTTCTGCGCTGAAGGTGAAAAGGAGACCCGCCGGCTGCTCCGCCAAATGGGTGAGCGTTCTCATCTGGGTCTCCGCTATCGTTGCGTCTTTGCCCAACGCGATCTTCTCAACCACAGCGACTGTCTCCAGCGAGGTCCTCTGCCTGGTGAAGTTCCCAGTCAATAACGGCAATGCCCAGTTTTGGCTTGGGTTGTACCATGCCCAGAAGGTTCTGTTGGGCTTTCTGATCCCTCTGTTCGTTATTACTATCTGCTATTTGCTTCTGGTTCGTTTCATTACGGACCGGAACATTAGCAGCTCCAGCACCAAACGGAGATCCAAAGTCACCAAGTCGGTGACCATCGTGGTCCTCTCGTTTTTCCTCTGCTGGCTCCCCAACCAAGCCTTGACCACCTGGGGGATATTGATCAAACTGAATATTGTCCAGTTCAGCTATGAGTACTTTACTACCCAAGCCTACATATTCCCCATCACTGTGTGTCTGGCTCACTCCAACAGTTGCCTCAACCCAATCCTTTACTGCTTGATGCGCAGGGAGTTCAGGAAAGCGCTGAAAAACCTCTTCTGGAAAATCGCATCGCCGTCCCTGACCAACATGCGACCGTTCACTGCGACCACTAAACCCGAGCAGGATGATCACGCCCATG GTGAGGGGCATGGACCGTATGCTGGCTTCCGTTGTCCAGTGCACTGA